Proteins encoded together in one Pseudoroseomonas cervicalis window:
- the mgtE gene encoding magnesium transporter produces the protein MEAARGSRLLAEMSADRAADVLRELRPADRLRLLAPLEPEPAATLRQLLGYPEGSAGSLMTTEFVSLPADATVAEALDHIRAVERTRETIYALYLLDPVSGALLRTVSLRRLITGAPGQKAIELAPAREPVAISADTPRDDVARLFARHDLLAVPVVDAARRVLGIVTVDDVLDAVVQKDTADAQRFGGVEELGKPYLRIGFLEMLRKRAGWLCILLLGEMLTASAMQHFEDELEKAIVLTLFIPLIMSSGGNSGSQATSLLIRALALGEVRLRDWWRVALREVPTGLSLGLILGVLGAGRLLVWQWAGFYDYGPHYPLVALTVGLGLVGIVLFGSVAGSMLPFGLKRLGFDPASASAPFVATLVDVTGLVIYFSVALAVLSGTLL, from the coding sequence CTGGAGGCCGCGCGCGGCAGCCGGCTGCTGGCCGAGATGTCGGCCGACCGCGCCGCCGATGTGCTGCGCGAGCTGCGCCCGGCCGACCGGTTGCGCCTGCTGGCGCCGCTGGAGCCGGAGCCGGCGGCCACGCTGCGCCAGCTGCTGGGCTATCCCGAGGGCAGTGCCGGCAGCCTGATGACCACCGAATTCGTCAGCCTGCCGGCGGATGCCACGGTGGCCGAGGCGCTGGATCATATCCGCGCCGTCGAGCGCACGCGGGAGACGATCTACGCGCTCTATCTGCTGGACCCGGTGAGCGGGGCGCTGCTGCGCACCGTGTCGCTGCGCCGGCTGATCACCGGCGCGCCGGGGCAGAAGGCGATCGAGCTGGCGCCGGCGCGCGAGCCCGTCGCGATTTCCGCCGACACGCCGCGCGACGATGTGGCGCGGCTGTTCGCGCGGCATGATCTGCTGGCGGTGCCGGTGGTGGATGCGGCGCGGCGGGTGCTGGGCATCGTCACGGTGGATGATGTGCTGGACGCGGTGGTGCAGAAGGACACCGCCGATGCGCAGCGCTTCGGCGGCGTCGAGGAGCTGGGCAAGCCTTATCTGCGCATCGGCTTCCTGGAGATGCTGCGCAAGCGCGCCGGCTGGCTGTGCATCCTGCTGCTGGGCGAGATGCTGACGGCCAGCGCCATGCAGCATTTCGAGGATGAGCTGGAGAAGGCCATCGTGCTGACCCTGTTCATCCCGCTGATCATGAGCTCGGGCGGCAATTCGGGCAGCCAGGCGACCTCGCTGCTGATCCGCGCGCTGGCGCTGGGCGAGGTGCGGCTGCGCGACTGGTGGCGGGTGGCGCTGCGCGAGGTGCCGACGGGTCTGTCTCTCGGCCTGATCCTGGGTGTGCTGGGGGCCGGGCGGCTGCTGGTCTGGCAATGGGCCGGCTTCTACGATTACGGCCCGCATTACCCGCTGGTGGCGCTGACGGTCGGGCTGGGGCTGGTGGGCATCGTGCTGTTCGGCTCGGTGGCCGGTTCGATGCTGCCCTTCGGGTTGAAGCGGCTGGGCTTCGATCCGGCGAGCGCCAGCGCGCCCTTCGTGGCGACGCTGGTCGATGTGACGGGGCTGGTGATCTATTTCAGCGTCGCGCTCGCCGTGCTGAGCGGCACTCTTCTCTGA
- a CDS encoding DoxX family protein, with protein MTQDRFAPYATLLLRVSLGVMFLAHGFLMKIMTFGLPGTMGFFGSLGYPPIFGAIVAIAETLAGIALILGVWTRAVSLLTLPILVGALLQHSGNGWVFSNQGGGWEFPAFWIAAMLVQAGLGSGAHALDLSRLTGRRPAIA; from the coding sequence ATGACCCAAGACCGCTTCGCGCCCTACGCCACGCTGCTGCTGCGTGTCAGCCTGGGCGTCATGTTCCTCGCCCATGGCTTCCTGATGAAGATCATGACCTTCGGCCTGCCCGGCACGATGGGCTTCTTCGGCAGCCTGGGCTACCCGCCGATCTTCGGCGCCATCGTCGCCATCGCCGAGACCCTGGCCGGCATCGCCCTGATCCTCGGCGTCTGGACCCGCGCCGTCTCGCTGCTGACCCTGCCGATCCTGGTGGGCGCGCTGCTGCAGCACAGCGGCAATGGCTGGGTGTTCAGCAACCAGGGCGGCGGCTGGGAATTCCCGGCCTTCTGGATCGCCGCCATGCTGGTGCAGGCCGGCCTCGGCAGCGGCGCCCATGCGCTGGATCTCAGCAGGCTGACCGGCCGCCGCCCGGCCATCGCCTGA
- the mutM gene encoding bifunctional DNA-formamidopyrimidine glycosylase/DNA-(apurinic or apyrimidinic site) lyase encodes MPELPEVETVMRGLSRLLLGRTLTLAATNREGMRWPFPPGLAARLTGARVESFRRRGKYMLMRLSGGDSMLIHLGMSGRMVARPVGSNAPPPPHEHLVMQTDDGQRVGFSDPRRFGSVDLVPTAAEDGHKLLAGMGPEPLEDDFTPGILASALTGKKTPIKAALLDQRVVAGLGNIYVAEALFRAGLSPRRLAHTIPGARAEKLVPAIKAVLEEAIEAGGSSLRDYVQADGELGHFQDRFHVYDREGAPCPLCPGPPTCRGVSRIVQSGRSTFYCARTQR; translated from the coding sequence ATGCCCGAGCTGCCCGAAGTCGAAACCGTGATGCGCGGCCTGTCGCGCCTGCTGCTCGGCCGCACCCTGACCCTGGCGGCCACGAACCGGGAGGGCATGCGCTGGCCCTTCCCCCCCGGCCTCGCCGCCCGGCTGACCGGCGCCCGGGTAGAGAGCTTCCGCCGCCGCGGGAAATACATGCTGATGCGCCTGTCGGGCGGCGATTCCATGCTGATCCATCTCGGCATGTCGGGCCGCATGGTGGCCCGCCCCGTGGGCAGCAACGCGCCGCCGCCGCCGCATGAGCATCTGGTGATGCAGACCGATGACGGGCAGCGCGTGGGCTTCTCCGACCCCCGCCGCTTCGGCAGCGTCGACCTGGTGCCGACCGCGGCCGAGGACGGGCACAAGCTGCTCGCCGGCATGGGCCCGGAGCCGCTGGAAGACGATTTCACCCCCGGCATCCTTGCCTCGGCTCTGACTGGTAAAAAAACGCCGATCAAGGCGGCGCTGCTGGACCAGCGCGTGGTCGCCGGCCTCGGCAACATCTATGTGGCGGAGGCGCTGTTCCGCGCCGGCCTCTCGCCCCGCCGCCTGGCCCACACCATCCCCGGCGCCCGCGCGGAGAAGCTGGTCCCCGCCATCAAGGCGGTGCTGGAGGAGGCGATCGAGGCCGGCGGATCCTCCTTGCGCGACTACGTCCAGGCGGATGGCGAGCTCGGCCATTTCCAGGACCGCTTCCATGTCTATGACCGGGAAGGCGCGCCCTGCCCGCTCTGCCCCGGCCCGCCCACTTGCCGCGGCGTGTCGCGCATCGTCCAATCCGGGCGCAGCACCTTCTATTGCGCGCGCACCCAGCGCTGA
- a CDS encoding LysR family transcriptional regulator, giving the protein MADLSTFDLNLLRVFDAVARERHVTRAAQRLNLSQPAVSNALARLRVALKDELFLRRPGGVEPTELALSLAQPVADVLDRLRDTLAVHAPFDPATADRVFPIGLSEYAEAVLVPPLLEHLAREAPGCVLAVRHADRVNAMAMLESDQVQLVVGMLGEPPALYTRLRLLPEAFLTLLRPGHPLAEGEMSLERFTAWPHLLHSPNGSRDGALDGPLREAGHPRRLGAVVAHLAAVPGILKRTDMVMTLSARLAQQLAEAHGLVVRPCPVAVPHTRLSMIFPRRFEADQGHAWLRRLMLSVAREATPQAQCDSLRALGVTLSGPAAD; this is encoded by the coding sequence ATGGCCGACCTTTCCACCTTCGACCTGAACCTGCTGCGGGTGTTCGACGCGGTGGCGCGCGAGCGGCATGTGACGCGCGCCGCCCAGCGGCTGAACCTGTCGCAGCCCGCCGTCTCCAACGCCCTGGCGCGGCTGCGCGTTGCGCTGAAGGACGAGCTGTTCCTGCGCCGCCCCGGGGGCGTGGAGCCGACCGAGCTGGCCCTCTCGCTCGCCCAGCCGGTGGCCGATGTGCTGGACCGCTTACGCGACACGCTGGCGGTGCACGCGCCCTTCGACCCGGCGACGGCCGACCGCGTCTTCCCGATCGGCCTGTCCGAATATGCCGAGGCGGTGCTGGTGCCGCCGCTGCTGGAGCATCTGGCGCGCGAGGCGCCGGGCTGCGTGCTGGCGGTGCGCCATGCCGACCGCGTCAACGCCATGGCCATGCTGGAATCCGACCAGGTGCAGCTGGTGGTGGGCATGCTGGGGGAGCCGCCGGCGCTCTACACGAGGCTGCGGCTGCTGCCCGAGGCCTTCCTGACCCTGCTGCGCCCCGGCCACCCGCTGGCCGAGGGGGAGATGAGCCTGGAGCGCTTCACCGCCTGGCCGCATCTGCTGCATTCGCCCAATGGCTCGCGCGACGGGGCGCTGGACGGGCCGCTGCGCGAGGCCGGGCATCCGCGCCGGCTGGGCGCGGTGGTGGCGCATCTGGCCGCCGTGCCGGGCATCCTGAAGCGCACCGACATGGTGATGACGCTCTCCGCCCGCCTCGCCCAGCAGCTCGCCGAGGCGCATGGGCTGGTGGTGCGGCCCTGCCCGGTGGCGGTGCCGCATACCCGCCTGTCGATGATCTTCCCGCGCCGCTTCGAGGCCGATCAGGGCCATGCCTGGCTGCGCCGGCTGATGCTCTCGGTGGCGCGGGAGGCGACGCCCCAGGCGCAATGCGACTCGTTGCGGGCGCTGGGCGTGACGCTTTCGGGGCCGGCGGCGGATTGA
- the ribA gene encoding GTP cyclohydrolase II — protein MSSIGHAAPDLRHEAEIGPLVPDAMALTLRAVHRAAAELRRGTPVLIRPSQDGACGLLVAAAETVGARGLAEIAAGGRQPPVLLLAPIRAAAVLQRPIPAAIQHADAHAPEARRLEEGVTALRLPPALLDPAALRRLADPVAERLLPEHPELVAPPPLAMAALALAKLGRLLPALVATPAVEGAAERLGLLGVPAADILSYPASAATSLARVAEARVPLEDAPEARIIAFRAADGGIEHLAILVGDPLALAAQGGAPLVRAHSECFTGDLLGSLRCDCGPQLRGAIRRMAEDGAGILLYLAQEGRGIGLVNKLRAYTLQDQGLDTLDANRALGYGADERGFLVAATMLRALGVERVRLLTNNPDKVAGLAACGIEVLERAAHRFEANGVNDKYLETKAERFGHLLG, from the coding sequence ATGAGCAGCATCGGACATGCCGCACCGGATCTGCGGCATGAGGCGGAAATCGGCCCCCTGGTGCCGGATGCCATGGCGCTGACGCTGCGGGCGGTGCATCGCGCGGCGGCCGAGCTGCGGCGCGGCACCCCGGTGCTGATCAGGCCCTCCCAGGATGGCGCCTGCGGCCTGCTGGTGGCCGCGGCCGAGACGGTGGGCGCCCGTGGCCTGGCCGAGATCGCCGCCGGCGGCCGCCAGCCGCCGGTGCTGCTGCTGGCGCCGATCCGCGCCGCGGCGGTGCTGCAGCGCCCGATCCCGGCCGCCATCCAGCATGCCGACGCGCATGCGCCGGAAGCCCGGCGGCTGGAGGAAGGCGTGACCGCGCTGCGCCTGCCGCCGGCCTTGCTGGACCCGGCCGCGCTGCGGCGCCTGGCCGACCCGGTGGCCGAGCGGCTGCTGCCCGAACACCCCGAGCTGGTGGCGCCGCCGCCGCTGGCCATGGCGGCCCTGGCCCTGGCCAAGCTGGGCCGGCTGCTGCCCGCGCTCGTCGCCACCCCGGCGGTGGAGGGGGCGGCGGAGCGGCTCGGCCTGCTCGGCGTGCCGGCGGCCGATATCCTTTCCTACCCCGCCAGCGCCGCCACCAGCCTGGCCCGCGTGGCCGAGGCCCGCGTGCCGCTGGAGGATGCGCCGGAGGCCCGCATCATCGCCTTCCGCGCCGCCGATGGCGGGATCGAGCATCTGGCGATCCTGGTGGGCGACCCGCTGGCGCTCGCCGCCCAGGGCGGCGCGCCGCTGGTGCGCGCCCATTCCGAATGCTTCACCGGCGACCTGCTGGGCAGCCTGCGCTGCGATTGCGGGCCGCAGCTGCGCGGCGCCATCCGCCGCATGGCCGAGGATGGCGCCGGCATCCTGCTCTATCTGGCGCAGGAGGGGCGCGGCATCGGCCTGGTCAACAAGCTGCGCGCCTACACGCTGCAGGATCAGGGGCTGGACACGCTGGATGCCAACCGCGCCCTCGGCTACGGCGCCGATGAGCGCGGCTTCCTGGTGGCCGCCACCATGCTGCGGGCGCTGGGGGTCGAGCGGGTGCGGCTGTTGACCAACAACCCGGACAAGGTCGCGGGCCTCGCCGCCTGCGGCATCGAGGTGCTGGAGCGCGCCGCGCACCGCTTCGAGGCGAATGGCGTGAACGACAAATATCTCGAGACCAAGGCCGAGCGCTTCGGCCATCTGCTGGGCTGA
- a CDS encoding ABC transporter substrate-binding protein: MTMTIGRRQALLLSAGTLAGLAAPRLARAQGNTEITVHYAQPYIYKEAYDALLAGFARAEPGIKVTIVTTPNYEEGAQLILRQATTNQLPDLSYQGFNRLRVFAERGIAQDLTPLLAQEGDPAAQGYTPNFLALGHFGGTQAGLAFAASNPVCFFNADLVKRAGGDPDNFPTDWNGVLDLAARIKRLGDGNEGLWFTWNGDDWMFSALLFGHGGRMLAADERDVGFAGPEGLGALRLLDRMVKEGGMPNLSAPAARQAFAAGKLGMIFQTTAQVRGALASVGTSFQLRTTTMPVIDRERGRLPTGGAAGMLTAKDPARREAAWKFLRYSTSPEGQAMMVRATGYLPCNQLAIDRPEYLAEFYRENPLFLPAVKQIPISVPWYAFPGSNSVRVTQTMVDNLARIVEQRATPEQVQADMAAEVRRLLPRRS; encoded by the coding sequence ATGACCATGACGATCGGGCGCCGCCAGGCGCTGCTGCTCTCCGCCGGCACGCTCGCCGGCCTCGCCGCGCCGCGCCTCGCGCGCGCCCAGGGCAACACCGAGATCACCGTCCACTACGCCCAGCCCTATATCTACAAGGAGGCCTATGACGCCCTCCTGGCCGGCTTCGCTCGCGCCGAGCCCGGCATCAAGGTGACCATCGTCACCACGCCGAATTACGAGGAAGGCGCGCAGCTGATCCTGCGCCAGGCCACCACCAACCAGCTGCCGGACCTCTCCTACCAGGGCTTCAACCGGCTGCGCGTCTTCGCCGAGCGCGGCATCGCCCAGGATCTGACGCCGCTGCTGGCGCAGGAGGGCGACCCCGCCGCCCAGGGCTACACGCCGAACTTCCTGGCGCTGGGCCATTTCGGCGGCACGCAGGCGGGGCTCGCCTTCGCCGCCTCCAACCCGGTCTGCTTCTTCAACGCCGATCTGGTGAAGCGCGCCGGCGGCGATCCGGACAACTTCCCCACCGACTGGAACGGCGTGCTCGACCTCGCCGCGCGCATCAAGCGGCTGGGCGACGGCAATGAGGGGCTGTGGTTCACCTGGAATGGCGATGACTGGATGTTCTCCGCCCTGCTCTTCGGCCATGGCGGGCGCATGCTGGCGGCGGATGAGCGCGATGTCGGCTTCGCCGGGCCCGAGGGGCTGGGCGCGCTGCGGCTGCTGGACCGCATGGTGAAGGAGGGCGGCATGCCCAACCTCTCCGCCCCCGCGGCGCGGCAGGCCTTCGCCGCCGGCAAGCTCGGCATGATCTTCCAGACCACGGCGCAGGTGCGCGGCGCGCTGGCCAGCGTCGGCACTTCTTTCCAGTTGCGCACCACGACGATGCCGGTGATCGACCGGGAGCGCGGCCGCCTGCCGACCGGCGGCGCGGCGGGCATGCTGACGGCGAAGGACCCGGCCCGGCGCGAGGCCGCCTGGAAGTTCCTGCGCTACTCCACCAGCCCGGAAGGCCAGGCGATGATGGTGCGCGCCACCGGCTACCTGCCCTGCAACCAGCTGGCGATCGACCGGCCGGAATACCTCGCCGAATTCTACCGCGAGAACCCGCTCTTCCTGCCGGCGGTGAAGCAGATCCCGATCTCGGTGCCCTGGTACGCCTTCCCCGGCAGCAACAGCGTGCGGGTGACGCAGACCATGGTCGACAACCTGGCCCGCATCGTCGAGCAGCGCGCGACGCCGGAGCAGGTGCAGGCCGACATGGCCGCCGAGGTGCGCCGCCTGCTGCCGCGCCGGAGCTGA
- a CDS encoding response regulator transcription factor, with protein MTGPRPILIVDDDDALRATLSEQLALDGEFAPLEAATASEATQQLLAADSRCDAVLLDIGLPDGDGRELCAKLRQEGVKIPIIMLTGADGEQDVVRGLDAGANDYIAKPFRIAELLARLRAQLRVFDNSEDAVFVIGPYTFRPSAKLLLEPVKNRKIRLTEKEAAILKFLYRAGGRPVARQILLNEVWGYNAAVTTHTLETHIYRLRQKIEPDPTNAALLLTEGGGYRLDPQAGRAAAA; from the coding sequence ATGACCGGCCCGCGGCCGATCCTGATCGTGGACGATGATGACGCGCTGCGCGCCACCTTGTCCGAACAATTGGCGCTGGATGGAGAATTCGCGCCGCTCGAGGCTGCGACCGCCAGCGAAGCCACACAGCAATTGCTGGCGGCCGATTCGCGCTGCGACGCCGTGCTGCTCGATATCGGGCTGCCGGATGGCGATGGGCGGGAGCTCTGCGCCAAGCTGCGCCAGGAAGGGGTGAAGATCCCCATCATCATGCTGACCGGCGCCGACGGGGAGCAGGATGTGGTGCGCGGCCTGGATGCCGGGGCCAATGACTACATCGCCAAGCCCTTCCGCATCGCCGAGCTGCTGGCCCGGCTGCGGGCGCAGCTGCGCGTCTTCGACAATTCCGAGGACGCCGTCTTCGTCATCGGGCCCTACACCTTCCGCCCCTCGGCCAAGCTGCTGCTGGAGCCGGTGAAGAACCGCAAGATCCGCCTGACCGAGAAGGAAGCGGCGATCCTGAAGTTCCTCTACCGCGCCGGCGGCCGCCCGGTGGCGCGCCAGATCCTGCTGAACGAGGTGTGGGGCTACAACGCCGCCGTCACCACGCACACGCTGGAGACGCATATCTACCGGCTGCGGCAGAAGATCGAGCCCGATCCGACCAACGCCGCCCTGCTGCTGACCGAAGGCGGCGGCTACCGCCTGGACCCGCAGGCCGGGCGCGCCGCGGCCGCCTGA
- a CDS encoding enoyl-CoA hydratase, whose product MSDYEMILTETQGAAGVIRLNRPAALNALCDQLMRELAAALRGFDADPAIAAIILTGSEKAFAAGADIREMQPRRFPGTYLHDFIGENWEAVLTVKKPVIAAVSGFALGGGCELAMMCDIILAADTAKFGQPEINLGIIPGAGGSQRLTHAIGKAKAMEMVLTGRMMPAEEAERAGLVARVVPAGELLAEAVKIAEKIGGLSAPSVAMAKEAVNAAFELPLREGLRLERRLFLSLFGTEGQQEGMSAFLEKRKPNFG is encoded by the coding sequence ATGTCAGACTACGAGATGATCCTGACCGAGACGCAGGGCGCCGCCGGGGTGATCCGGCTGAACCGCCCCGCCGCGCTGAACGCGCTCTGCGACCAGCTGATGCGCGAGCTGGCGGCCGCGCTGCGCGGCTTCGACGCCGACCCCGCCATCGCCGCCATCATCCTCACCGGCAGCGAGAAGGCCTTCGCCGCCGGCGCCGACATCCGCGAGATGCAGCCGCGCCGCTTCCCCGGCACCTATCTGCACGATTTCATCGGCGAGAACTGGGAAGCCGTGCTGACGGTGAAGAAGCCCGTCATCGCCGCCGTCTCCGGCTTCGCCCTCGGCGGCGGCTGCGAGCTGGCGATGATGTGCGACATCATCCTGGCCGCCGACACCGCGAAATTCGGCCAGCCCGAGATCAATCTCGGCATCATCCCCGGCGCCGGCGGCAGCCAGCGCCTGACCCATGCCATCGGCAAGGCCAAGGCGATGGAGATGGTGCTGACCGGCCGCATGATGCCGGCCGAGGAAGCCGAGCGCGCCGGCCTGGTCGCCCGCGTCGTCCCGGCCGGGGAGCTGCTGGCCGAGGCGGTGAAGATCGCCGAGAAGATCGGCGGCCTCTCCGCCCCCTCCGTCGCCATGGCCAAGGAAGCGGTCAACGCCGCCTTCGAGCTGCCGCTGCGCGAGGGGCTGCGCCTGGAACGCCGCCTCTTCCTCAGCCTGTTCGGCACCGAGGGGCAGCAGGAAGGCATGAGCGCCTTCCTGGAGAAGCGGAAGCCGAATTTCGGCTGA
- a CDS encoding argininosuccinate synthase, producing the protein MRVKDVKKVVLAYSGGLDTSVILKWLQTTYQCEVVTFTADLGQGEELGPARDKARLLGIKEENIFIDDLREEFTRDFVFPMFRANALYEGCYLLGTSIARPLISKRQIEIAEQVGADAVAHGATGKGNDQVRFELSYYSLKPDVKVIAPWREWDLTSRTKLLEFAEANQIPIAKDKRGEAPFSVDANLLHSSSEGKILEEPGDEPPEIVWQRTIRPEDAPDVATEITIEFERGDAIGINGERLSPATLLTKLNELGKANGIGRLDLVENRFVGMKSRGCYETPGGTILHAAHRAIESITLDREVAHLKDSLMPRYAELIYNGFWFAPERRMIQAMVDESQKSVTGTVRLKLYKGNTIVTGRTSPNSLYSMKHVTFEDDQGAYDQFDAQGFIKLNALRLRLGAMAGRRGGEL; encoded by the coding sequence ATGCGCGTGAAGGACGTGAAGAAGGTGGTGCTGGCCTATTCGGGCGGGCTCGACACCTCCGTCATCCTGAAGTGGCTGCAGACCACCTATCAGTGCGAGGTGGTGACCTTCACCGCCGATCTCGGCCAGGGCGAGGAGCTGGGCCCGGCCCGCGACAAGGCGCGGCTGCTCGGCATCAAGGAAGAGAACATCTTCATCGACGATCTGCGCGAGGAGTTCACCCGCGACTTCGTCTTCCCGATGTTCCGCGCCAATGCCCTGTATGAGGGCTGCTACCTGCTCGGCACCTCGATCGCCCGGCCGCTGATCTCCAAGCGCCAGATCGAGATCGCGGAGCAGGTCGGCGCCGATGCCGTGGCGCATGGCGCGACCGGCAAGGGCAATGACCAGGTCCGCTTCGAGCTGAGCTACTACTCGCTGAAGCCGGATGTGAAGGTGATCGCGCCCTGGCGCGAATGGGACCTGACCAGCCGCACCAAGCTGCTGGAATTCGCCGAGGCGAACCAGATCCCCATCGCCAAGGACAAGCGCGGCGAGGCCCCCTTCTCGGTCGACGCCAACCTGCTGCACAGCTCGTCCGAGGGGAAGATCCTCGAGGAGCCGGGCGACGAGCCGCCGGAGATCGTCTGGCAGCGCACCATCCGCCCGGAGGACGCGCCGGACGTCGCCACCGAAATCACCATCGAGTTCGAGCGCGGCGACGCCATCGGCATCAATGGCGAGCGGCTGTCGCCGGCGACGCTGCTGACCAAGCTCAATGAGCTGGGCAAGGCGAACGGCATCGGCCGGCTGGACCTGGTCGAGAACCGCTTCGTCGGCATGAAGTCGCGCGGCTGCTACGAGACCCCGGGCGGCACCATCCTGCACGCCGCGCACCGCGCCATCGAAAGCATCACCCTGGACCGCGAGGTCGCGCACCTCAAGGACAGTCTGATGCCGCGCTATGCCGAGCTGATCTACAACGGCTTCTGGTTCGCGCCGGAGCGCCGCATGATCCAGGCGATGGTCGATGAGAGCCAGAAGAGCGTCACCGGCACGGTCCGGCTGAAGCTCTACAAGGGCAACACCATCGTCACCGGCCGCACCTCGCCCAACAGCCTGTACTCGATGAAGCACGTCACCTTCGAGGACGACCAGGGCGCCTATGACCAGTTCGACGCCCAGGGCTTCATCAAGCTGAACGCGCTGCGCCTGCGCCTCGGCGCCATGGCCGGCCGCCGCGGCGGCGAGCTGTAA
- a CDS encoding L,D-transpeptidase: MAIARVRPEAPFQGLVEFRGRVWRCALGKGGVRADKAEGDGATPTGLLPLRRVLYRADRGPAPACGVPVEPIGREDGWCDDPADAAYNTRIRLPHSARHEALWRQDAVYDIVGVLGWNDQPVVRGRGSAIFLHLARPAYAPTEGCIALEAGDLRALLAAGCLGFEVLPG; the protein is encoded by the coding sequence ATGGCGATCGCCCGAGTCCGGCCCGAGGCGCCCTTCCAGGGGCTGGTGGAATTCCGCGGCCGGGTCTGGCGCTGCGCCCTGGGCAAGGGCGGCGTGCGGGCCGACAAGGCGGAGGGCGATGGCGCCACCCCCACCGGCCTGCTGCCGCTGCGCCGCGTGCTCTACCGCGCCGATCGCGGCCCCGCGCCGGCCTGTGGCGTTCCGGTCGAGCCGATCGGGCGCGAGGATGGCTGGTGCGACGACCCGGCCGATGCCGCCTACAACACCCGCATCCGCCTGCCGCACAGCGCCCGGCATGAGGCGCTGTGGCGGCAGGATGCGGTCTACGACATCGTGGGCGTGCTGGGCTGGAACGACCAGCCGGTGGTGCGCGGCCGCGGCAGCGCCATCTTCCTGCATCTGGCCCGCCCTGCTTACGCGCCCACCGAGGGCTGCATCGCGCTCGAGGCCGGCGACCTCCGCGCCCTGCTGGCCGCCGGCTGCCTGGGCTTCGAGGTGCTGCCGGGCTGA
- a CDS encoding metallophosphoesterase: MGFHIAQISDTHLSALHPGFTANFEALAAHLLEQAPDLVVHTGDVSAHGEQPGPQGQEDLAYARRAMDGLGLDWVAVPGNHDVGNDPACGGDTPADAGRVARWEMEFEAGHFLRDVPGWRLIGLNTLITGTDLPQAEAQFAFLEEALAGAGPRRVAIFQHKPLCEVTLAESGMTYWSVLPGARRRLLSLLRQHDVAFIASGHVHQAQDRGEVEGLRQIWAPAVAFFVGDSWQERMGDKRLGYVEHVLHEDGRHEARIVHLPALQPHDIGLMPHVYGPQRPVAAE, translated from the coding sequence ATGGGTTTCCACATCGCGCAGATCAGCGACACGCATCTCTCCGCGCTGCATCCCGGCTTCACCGCCAATTTCGAGGCGCTGGCGGCGCATCTGCTGGAACAGGCGCCGGACCTCGTCGTGCACACCGGCGATGTCTCGGCGCATGGCGAGCAGCCGGGGCCGCAGGGGCAGGAGGACCTGGCCTATGCCCGCCGCGCCATGGACGGGCTTGGCCTGGACTGGGTGGCGGTGCCGGGCAATCATGATGTCGGCAACGACCCGGCCTGCGGCGGCGACACGCCCGCCGATGCCGGCCGCGTCGCGCGCTGGGAGATGGAGTTCGAGGCCGGCCATTTCCTGCGGGACGTGCCGGGCTGGCGGCTGATCGGGCTGAACACGCTGATCACCGGCACCGATCTGCCGCAGGCCGAGGCGCAATTCGCCTTCCTGGAGGAAGCGCTGGCCGGTGCCGGCCCCCGCCGCGTGGCGATCTTCCAGCACAAGCCGCTCTGCGAGGTGACGCTGGCCGAGAGCGGCATGACCTACTGGTCGGTGCTGCCGGGGGCGCGGCGGCGGCTGCTCTCGCTGCTGCGGCAGCATGACGTGGCCTTCATCGCCTCCGGCCATGTGCACCAGGCGCAGGATCGCGGCGAGGTGGAGGGGCTGCGGCAGATCTGGGCCCCGGCCGTCGCCTTCTTCGTCGGCGATAGCTGGCAGGAGCGCATGGGCGACAAGCGCCTCGGCTATGTCGAGCATGTGCTGCACGAGGATGGCCGGCACGAGGCGCGCATCGTCCACCTGCCGGCGCTGCAGCCGCACGATATCGGGCTGATGCCGCATGTCTACGGCCCGCAGCGGCCGGTCGCCGCCGAGTGA